The following coding sequences lie in one Candidatus Limnocylindrales bacterium genomic window:
- a CDS encoding ABC transporter ATP-binding protein produces the protein MKVWKCKGATYTPTPPHPHTSILPYLYTSIPYTSLRSVLQVKNLVVNYGHVEALRGIDLQVEKGEIVAIIGSNGAGKTTTLNAIFGLIPKVQGTVYFKDVDISTCKPHEILRLGMSPVLQGRQIFADQTVYDNLLLGAYTRFKEGRDRITKLIEREYARFPILKERKNQMAGTLSGGQQQMLAISRALMSEPTFLLMDEPSMGLSPVMVLEIVKTIKALNQEGVTILLVEQMAAIALKIAHRAYVLERGKIALTGTGKELLQNPQVRKAYLGA, from the coding sequence ATGAAAGTATGGAAGTGTAAAGGAGCTACCTACACCCCCACACCCCCACACCCCCACACTTCCATACTCCCATACCTCTATACTTCCATACCCTATACTTCTTTAAGAAGCGTGCTACAAGTTAAAAATTTAGTCGTAAACTACGGTCATGTGGAAGCTTTACGTGGGATTGATCTCCAGGTTGAAAAAGGAGAGATCGTGGCTATTATTGGAAGTAACGGGGCCGGTAAGACAACGACCTTAAATGCTATTTTTGGTTTGATCCCTAAAGTTCAGGGAACCGTCTATTTCAAGGATGTAGATATTTCGACCTGTAAGCCCCATGAAATCCTTCGTCTGGGGATGTCTCCGGTACTCCAGGGTCGTCAGATTTTTGCCGATCAAACGGTTTACGATAATCTTCTTTTGGGAGCTTATACCCGTTTTAAAGAGGGCCGAGACCGGATTACGAAACTTATCGAGCGGGAGTACGCGCGCTTTCCGATTTTAAAAGAACGGAAAAATCAGATGGCCGGAACCCTGAGCGGAGGGCAACAACAGATGCTGGCCATCTCCCGGGCCCTCATGTCGGAACCTACCTTCCTCCTCATGGATGAACCTTCCATGGGCCTGTCTCCTGTCATGGTCCTGGAGATCGTCAAAACCATCAAAGCCCTTAACCAGGAAGGTGTAACCATCCTCTTGGTCGAACAGATGGCTGCCATCGCCCTTAAAATTGCCCATCGAGCCTATGTGTTGGAGCGGGGTAAAATTGCTCTGACAGGTACTGGTAAGGAACTTCTGCAGAATCCCCAGGTAAGAAAGGCTTATCTGGGGGCTTGA
- a CDS encoding branched-chain amino acid ABC transporter ATP-binding protein/permease codes for MMKSLPIFADYTLTSWIKIGLVILGIILLPMVFQDPFYLLMMQSLAYLSIAALGLDILVGWTGQISLGHMGFYAVGAYTTAILTTRMGISFWITLPLAMILAGILGAIVALPCLRAKGHYLAVVTLAFGFVIEVTANRWMDLTNGPMGIFGINPPKIPFGDFMTPRQYFYLVAFFTLFAQLAANHLLTARYGRTFLALQQSEVAAETVGVNVYRYKVLAFVICSIYGGMAGVFFAHQVPPGYINSDTFVFSQSILFLASILMGGSRTLYGPLVGTVLLNSIPQIFASLHDYHLMIYGLIILGTVILLPRGIVGSLGNLPYFKKRKIKPLEEKPIDIQKLRFIRHEETNGQPIIETRALVKDFGGLRAIDRLSVQIEPGKIHALIGPNGSGKSTFVNVLTGVYKPSGGDIFYRGKKLSKIRPHEMARLGVTRTFQTVNLFQGLTVLDNVMVGFHLHLKAGFWHHLFRTRKAVQEEEIYRQRALDLLRFLGIQDKAYEEAQNLSYGHQRLVEIARALAVEPSLLLLDEPAAGVNPAEVHLLSKVIQDIRNMGITVLVIEHHMELVMQISDWITVLDFGSKIAEGKPIHVQQDKKVIEAYLGDPEALKEVG; via the coding sequence ATGATGAAGTCTCTTCCTATTTTTGCGGATTATACCCTGACATCCTGGATAAAAATAGGTTTGGTTATTTTAGGAATTATCCTGCTTCCGATGGTTTTTCAGGATCCTTTTTACCTCCTTATGATGCAGAGCCTAGCCTATTTATCCATTGCGGCTCTAGGTTTGGATATCCTCGTCGGATGGACCGGACAGATTTCCCTGGGACACATGGGATTTTATGCTGTAGGAGCTTACACAACGGCTATTTTAACAACCCGTATGGGAATCTCCTTCTGGATTACCTTACCCCTTGCGATGATTCTGGCCGGGATCCTCGGAGCCATCGTAGCCCTCCCCTGCTTACGGGCCAAGGGCCATTATCTGGCCGTTGTAACCCTGGCCTTTGGATTTGTTATAGAAGTAACAGCTAACCGCTGGATGGACTTAACCAATGGCCCTATGGGAATCTTTGGAATTAATCCACCTAAGATTCCCTTCGGAGATTTCATGACCCCCCGGCAATATTTCTACCTGGTCGCTTTCTTTACCCTTTTCGCCCAACTGGCTGCCAATCATCTTTTAACCGCCAGGTATGGTCGAACCTTCCTTGCTTTACAGCAAAGTGAGGTGGCGGCAGAGACGGTCGGGGTTAATGTATACAGGTACAAAGTACTTGCCTTTGTCATTTGCTCTATTTATGGCGGTATGGCCGGGGTTTTCTTCGCCCACCAGGTTCCACCCGGTTATATCAACAGCGATACCTTCGTGTTCAGTCAATCTATCCTCTTCCTGGCCTCCATCCTCATGGGAGGGAGTCGAACGCTATATGGCCCTCTTGTGGGAACGGTCCTATTAAACTCGATCCCCCAGATATTTGCCTCATTACATGATTACCATTTGATGATTTATGGGCTTATTATTTTAGGGACCGTAATCCTTCTTCCCCGGGGGATTGTGGGCTCTCTGGGTAACCTTCCTTATTTCAAAAAACGCAAAATAAAACCCCTAGAAGAAAAGCCGATAGATATTCAAAAATTGCGATTCATCCGCCATGAAGAAACAAACGGGCAACCTATTATTGAAACCCGGGCTCTGGTAAAGGATTTTGGCGGCTTACGGGCTATTGATCGGTTGAGTGTGCAAATTGAGCCTGGAAAGATTCACGCGTTGATCGGCCCTAATGGCTCCGGAAAAAGTACCTTTGTCAATGTTTTGACCGGGGTTTATAAACCCTCTGGGGGAGATATTTTCTACCGGGGCAAAAAACTTTCTAAGATTCGTCCCCATGAAATGGCCAGGTTAGGAGTTACCCGAACCTTTCAGACGGTCAACCTGTTCCAGGGGTTAACGGTCCTTGATAACGTGATGGTCGGATTCCACCTCCACCTCAAAGCCGGTTTCTGGCACCATTTGTTCAGAACCCGTAAAGCCGTTCAAGAAGAAGAAATTTATCGACAACGGGCTTTAGATTTGCTCAGATTCCTGGGAATTCAAGACAAAGCGTATGAAGAAGCCCAGAATTTATCTTATGGTCATCAACGGCTGGTAGAAATCGCCCGGGCTCTTGCGGTAGAACCTTCTTTGCTTCTACTGGATGAACCTGCCGCCGGGGTCAATCCAGCAGAAGTTCACCTTCTTTCCAAGGTTATTCAAGATATTCGAAATATGGGAATTACCGTCCTGGTCATCGAGCATCATATGGAATTGGTGATGCAGATCTCTGATTGGATTACGGTTCTGGATTTTGGAAGTAAGATTGCAGAAGGAAAGCCAATCCATGTGCAACAAGATAAAAAGGTGATCGAGGCCTATCTGGGAGATCCGGAAGCGTTGAAGGAAGTAGGATAA
- a CDS encoding branched-chain amino acid ABC transporter permease, giving the protein MPFNFKMTKLWQALISGMAVGSIYALIAQGYYITSITTNTLNFGQGDFLMIGALFGLTCYLALGGPSITAFIMAAILATGLLAMMGAALERIAVRPVRHLTSLSWVLSTLSVAVILRNAAQLIWRPEQHPFPSPLGDKAIHIAGAGILPQEILILVVSISVMILLMVFLRRSILGKALLAVAHNSNAAAAMGINVQRMVILAYVLSSVLAALGGVLIAPITFAYAYMGTVVGVKAFAAAILGGLENPLGILVGGLIMGVIEQVAAGINSNLKDGITFALIILILAVKPTGLLGKQ; this is encoded by the coding sequence TTGCCTTTTAATTTTAAAATGACCAAACTCTGGCAGGCCCTTATCAGTGGTATGGCGGTCGGGAGCATTTATGCCCTTATTGCTCAAGGATATTATATTACCTCCATTACAACCAATACCCTCAATTTCGGTCAAGGAGATTTTTTGATGATTGGGGCTCTTTTTGGTCTTACCTGCTATCTGGCTCTGGGCGGACCTTCCATAACGGCTTTTATTATGGCTGCGATTCTGGCTACCGGATTGCTGGCCATGATGGGGGCTGCCTTGGAGCGGATTGCTGTAAGGCCCGTCCGACATTTAACCTCTTTAAGCTGGGTGCTTAGTACCCTTTCGGTGGCAGTTATCCTTCGAAATGCTGCTCAATTGATCTGGCGACCGGAGCAACATCCTTTTCCGTCCCCCTTGGGAGATAAAGCTATTCACATTGCCGGAGCCGGGATTCTGCCCCAAGAAATTCTTATCCTGGTCGTTTCCATATCGGTCATGATTCTATTGATGGTTTTTCTGAGGCGGTCTATTTTGGGAAAAGCCCTTCTGGCCGTTGCCCATAACAGCAATGCTGCAGCGGCTATGGGAATCAATGTTCAGCGAATGGTTATTCTTGCTTATGTTTTGTCCTCCGTCCTCGCGGCGCTTGGCGGGGTGCTCATTGCTCCCATCACCTTTGCCTACGCCTATATGGGAACCGTTGTAGGCGTTAAAGCATTTGCAGCCGCTATTCTGGGAGGACTGGAAAACCCCCTGGGTATTTTAGTAGGGGGTCTGATCATGGGGGTTATCGAACAAGTCGCTGCAGGAATTAACTCCAATCTTAAGGATGGAATCACGTTTGCGCTGATTATTTTAATCCTGGCCGTGAAACCAACCGGATTGCTTGGAAAACAATGA
- a CDS encoding ABC transporter substrate-binding protein produces MKRTGRLFMLFLIFFLILMGINPSQTLADHIKIGFSGSLTGGTFDFGQAAVRGFNLAIKEYNEQGGYQGHPVIGVVYDDETQPAKGVQNTTRLITLDKVIGVIGPVNSGVALATIDITQRYEIPHIISIATAVPLTQRYKNAPKNYIFHLSLVDSAQIALMIEYVKKKGCQRVGLMNDTTGWGESGRQEALKQLKENGITLAAEVQRFAVGDTDMTAQLTRLKEAQVDCLMAFALAPEAVQILKSMDKIGYRIPFVDTWALLAPSFVKLGGKELVEGVVSVSSYTIDHSEKAKEFHKKVVAEYGDDFYPIVTAQTYDATRLMLKALSKVGPDPKKIRDAIEETDDFTDAVTAISPKPYSKDDHEALGPGKGFLVTYKNGELVRLEM; encoded by the coding sequence GTGAAACGTACGGGTAGGCTTTTTATGCTCTTCCTCATCTTTTTTCTCATCCTCATGGGAATAAACCCTTCGCAAACCCTGGCCGATCATATTAAAATAGGTTTTTCCGGATCTCTGACCGGAGGTACTTTTGACTTTGGTCAGGCGGCTGTGAGGGGTTTTAATCTGGCCATCAAAGAATACAACGAGCAAGGAGGTTATCAGGGGCATCCTGTTATTGGAGTTGTCTATGACGATGAAACACAACCGGCTAAAGGAGTTCAGAATACCACCCGATTGATTACCCTGGATAAGGTTATCGGAGTCATCGGTCCGGTGAATAGTGGTGTTGCTTTGGCTACCATTGATATAACCCAAAGGTATGAGATACCTCATATTATCTCCATTGCCACGGCAGTTCCCTTAACGCAACGCTACAAGAACGCCCCTAAAAACTATATCTTTCACCTGTCCCTGGTAGACAGTGCTCAGATTGCCCTCATGATAGAATATGTTAAAAAGAAAGGCTGTCAAAGGGTCGGTCTTATGAACGATACAACCGGCTGGGGGGAAAGTGGTCGACAAGAAGCTTTGAAACAATTAAAAGAAAATGGTATCACACTGGCTGCGGAAGTTCAGAGGTTTGCTGTGGGAGATACGGATATGACCGCCCAGCTTACCCGGTTAAAAGAAGCCCAGGTAGATTGCCTGATGGCCTTTGCTTTGGCTCCCGAAGCTGTTCAAATTTTAAAAAGTATGGACAAGATTGGGTATAGAATTCCCTTTGTAGATACCTGGGCGCTTCTCGCTCCCAGTTTTGTGAAGCTAGGAGGTAAAGAACTCGTTGAGGGGGTTGTATCGGTAAGCTCGTATACCATTGATCACAGTGAAAAGGCCAAGGAATTTCATAAAAAAGTGGTAGCAGAGTATGGGGATGATTTTTATCCCATTGTAACCGCCCAGACTTACGACGCAACCCGTCTTATGTTAAAGGCCTTAAGTAAAGTAGGACCTGATCCCAAGAAGATCCGGGACGCCATAGAAGAAACAGACGATTTCACCGATGCTGTGACGGCTATTTCTCCTAAACCTTATAGCAAGGACGATCATGAAGCTCTGGGACCTGGAAAAGGTTTCCTGGTTACTTATAAAAATGGAGAGCTCGTTCGATTGGAAATGTAA
- the tyrS gene encoding tyrosine--tRNA ligase, protein MKLTVSEQLKKIKRGTVMVLPEEDLAKKIERSLKENKPLKVKLGCDPSRPDLHLGHTVVLRKLRQFQDLGHEAILVIGDFTGMIGDPSGRSKTRPALTLEETRLNGQSYFEQASKVLDPTRARIVYNSQWLGKMTFEDVIRLASKYTVARMLERDDFHNRFIRGEPISIHELLYPLAQAMDSVALQADVELGGTDQTFNLLVGRDIQREYGQEPQVIVTTPILTGLDGVEKMSKSLNNYVGITDPPQEMYGKILSIPDKLIYDYFELLTDTSEEELARIKADLQNPQVNPRDLKRRLAREIVTIYHSAEDAKKAEAEFDRIFVEKEVPSEIQEYTPEVQGDKIWIVKLLVSSGMATSNTDARRLIAQGAVSLNGERVQDENLELPLNRDFILKVGKRRFLKVVGRK, encoded by the coding sequence ATGAAACTAACGGTATCAGAGCAACTTAAGAAGATTAAACGTGGAACGGTTATGGTTTTGCCGGAAGAGGATTTAGCTAAAAAGATCGAACGATCCCTCAAGGAAAATAAACCCTTAAAGGTAAAGCTAGGATGTGATCCCAGTCGGCCTGATCTGCATCTCGGACATACGGTTGTGTTAAGGAAGCTCCGTCAGTTTCAGGATCTGGGCCATGAAGCCATCCTGGTTATTGGAGACTTTACTGGAATGATTGGAGATCCTTCGGGGCGAAGTAAAACCCGTCCTGCCCTGACTTTGGAGGAAACCCGGCTTAATGGGCAAAGCTACTTTGAACAGGCTTCTAAGGTTTTAGATCCTACCAGGGCCCGTATTGTTTACAACTCCCAATGGCTGGGTAAGATGACCTTTGAAGATGTAATCAGACTGGCCAGCAAATATACGGTGGCTCGAATGTTAGAACGGGATGATTTTCATAACCGGTTTATCCGAGGAGAACCTATCAGTATCCATGAACTCCTCTATCCCCTGGCCCAGGCCATGGATTCGGTTGCCTTACAAGCGGACGTTGAATTGGGTGGGACAGATCAAACTTTTAATTTGCTGGTAGGTCGAGATATTCAGCGAGAATATGGACAAGAGCCTCAAGTGATTGTAACAACCCCCATCCTTACAGGTCTGGATGGGGTAGAGAAAATGAGTAAATCCTTGAACAATTATGTAGGAATTACCGATCCACCTCAAGAAATGTATGGGAAAATCCTCTCGATACCGGATAAATTGATCTATGATTACTTCGAGCTTCTAACCGATACTTCTGAAGAAGAATTGGCCCGGATCAAAGCAGATCTCCAAAATCCTCAAGTAAATCCCCGGGATTTAAAGCGGAGACTGGCCCGTGAGATTGTTACGATTTACCACTCTGCCGAAGACGCTAAGAAAGCAGAAGCCGAATTCGATCGAATCTTTGTGGAAAAAGAAGTTCCCTCTGAAATCCAGGAGTATACCCCGGAGGTTCAAGGGGATAAGATCTGGATTGTCAAGCTTTTGGTTTCATCGGGAATGGCAACCAGCAATACCGATGCCCGACGACTTATTGCCCAAGGTGCCGTAAGTTTGAATGGTGAACGAGTTCAGGATGAAAATCTGGAATTACCCCTCAACAGAGATTTTATTTTAAAGGTTGGTAAGCGTCGGTTCCTTAAAGTTGTTGGACGGAAGTAA